A window of the Gammaproteobacteria bacterium genome harbors these coding sequences:
- the mch gene encoding methenyltetrahydromethanopterin cyclohydrolase: MQGAALQSFAGAVSVNALAAPLVESLVRDAPQLGLSVAQMDNGCTLVDAGIDVRGGLEAGRRIAEICLGGLGSVRLSNGETESWPVGVTVHTASPVLACLGSQYAGWSLSHGEGKEAFHALGSGPARALSVKETLFEELQYRDRADAGCLVLEVDRRPPLPLVDKIAADCGIAASALTLILTPTRSLAGTVQVVARVLEVALHKVHALDFPLDRIADGVGSAPLPPPAPDFVQAMGRTNDAILFAGRVQLYVHGDDEAAHSLAQALPSGRSKDYGRPFAEVFKSYDYDFFQIDPMLFSPAAVNVSALDSGRSFRAGNVDARLLEQSFGGGA; encoded by the coding sequence ATGCAAGGCGCTGCGCTGCAATCTTTCGCCGGTGCGGTGAGCGTGAACGCCCTGGCTGCGCCGCTGGTCGAGTCGCTGGTGCGTGACGCGCCGCAGCTTGGCCTGTCGGTGGCGCAGATGGATAACGGCTGCACCCTGGTGGATGCCGGTATCGATGTGCGCGGCGGGCTGGAAGCGGGCAGGCGCATCGCGGAGATCTGCCTCGGCGGATTGGGCAGCGTGAGGCTGTCCAACGGCGAAACCGAGAGCTGGCCGGTGGGCGTGACGGTACATACCGCATCGCCCGTGCTCGCCTGTCTCGGCAGCCAGTATGCAGGGTGGAGTCTGAGCCACGGCGAGGGTAAGGAGGCGTTTCATGCCCTGGGCTCGGGGCCGGCGCGTGCGCTGTCGGTCAAGGAAACCCTGTTCGAGGAACTGCAATACCGCGACCGGGCCGACGCCGGCTGTCTGGTACTGGAGGTTGACCGCCGGCCGCCCTTGCCGCTGGTGGACAAGATCGCCGCCGACTGCGGGATCGCCGCTTCGGCACTGACATTGATCCTCACGCCGACACGCAGCCTGGCCGGCACGGTGCAGGTGGTGGCGCGTGTGCTGGAGGTGGCGCTGCACAAGGTGCATGCCCTGGATTTTCCCTTGGACCGCATCGCCGACGGCGTGGGCAGCGCACCGTTGCCGCCTCCGGCGCCGGATTTCGTGCAGGCCATGGGGCGCACCAACGACGCCATCCTGTTCGCGGGACGTGTGCAGCTCTATGTGCACGGCGACGACGAGGCGGCGCATTCCCTGGCGCAGGCACTCCCGTCCGGCCGGTCCAAGGATTACGGCCGGCCTTTTGCGGAGGTGTTCAAGTCCTACGACTACGATTTCTTCCAGATCGATCCCATGTTGTTCAGTCCCGCGGCGGTGAACGTGAGCGCGTTGGACAGCGGCCGGAGCTTCCGGGCCGGCAATGTGGATGCACGTCTGCTGGAACAGTCGTTCGGAGGCGGCGCATGA
- a CDS encoding RimK family alpha-L-glutamate ligase — protein sequence MKRRIVIFTDNPGWHGARLRKAFAARGCDTRFVSLSACRLETGTESPMVHIPGFESGLPDGVFVRGVPGGTLEEVIFHLNVLHALQAVGVPVYNDGRAIERSVDKAVTNLLLARAGLPVPPTWVMRDPESAGAVIRKEHMAGHALICKPLFGSQGKGIARIEPGDNLPGSDDYNGVYYLQRYIDSGEGHWHDWRVFVIGGQAVAAMRRDGNTWVSNVAQGARGQAAVLDETMSSLAEAAVAAVDMQYAGVDLLQDVEGRWWLIELNSIPAWKALQGVCRPDIAQALADDFLAQMAGGKPLEVVG from the coding sequence ATGAAACGGCGGATCGTCATCTTCACCGACAATCCGGGCTGGCACGGCGCACGCTTGCGCAAGGCGTTCGCGGCACGTGGCTGCGACACCCGCTTCGTCTCTTTGTCTGCGTGCCGGCTGGAAACGGGTACCGAGTCGCCGATGGTGCATATCCCCGGTTTTGAATCGGGATTGCCGGACGGTGTGTTCGTGCGCGGCGTGCCCGGCGGCACGTTGGAGGAGGTGATATTCCATTTGAACGTGCTTCATGCGCTGCAGGCCGTCGGCGTACCCGTATACAACGATGGCCGGGCTATCGAACGCAGTGTCGACAAGGCCGTGACCAACCTGCTGCTCGCCCGAGCCGGCCTGCCGGTACCCCCCACCTGGGTGATGCGCGATCCAGAATCCGCCGGGGCGGTCATACGTAAAGAGCATATGGCGGGTCATGCGCTGATCTGCAAGCCCCTGTTCGGTTCCCAGGGCAAAGGCATCGCACGCATCGAACCGGGCGATAACCTGCCCGGGAGTGACGACTACAACGGCGTGTATTACCTGCAGCGTTATATCGACAGCGGCGAAGGCCATTGGCACGACTGGCGCGTCTTCGTTATCGGTGGGCAGGCCGTGGCGGCGATGCGCCGGGACGGGAACACGTGGGTCAGCAACGTCGCCCAGGGTGCGCGCGGCCAGGCGGCCGTGCTCGACGAGACCATGTCTTCCCTGGCGGAAGCGGCGGTGGCCGCGGTGGATATGCAGTACGCCGGTGTGGATCTGCTGCAGGACGTCGAAGGGCGGTGGTGGCTGATCGAGCTCAACAGCATTCCCGCCTGGAAGGCGCTGCAAGGCGTCTGCCGCCCGGATATCGCCCAGGCATTGGCGGATGATTTCCTGGCGCAGATGGCCGGTGGCAAACCGCTGGAGGTGGTGGGATGA
- a CDS encoding triphosphoribosyl-dephospho-CoA synthase: MNAVSGAAVREAYLEACAVELQAFKPGNVSIFSAGHGMTVSDFRSSAQASADALASREAGLGLRIYRAIADTHQTVGCNTNLGIVLLCAPLMQAMLADAGNDLRRNLGRVLDQAGESDTQWVYRAIRLASPAGLGAAARHDVYAEPHCSLVEAMWPAARRDRIAFQYVSLFKDIFEYSVPRMRALRLRGYDESWAAVGVFLGLLKRAPDTHVARKYGKALAREVSAKAARLEGAMCRSDAPEQFLPHLEELDAQFKHAGINPGTTADLTVATLLAVRLEELMGGQATVGSAPSRGTVSRRYQFT, from the coding sequence ATGAACGCGGTCTCCGGCGCAGCCGTGCGCGAGGCCTATCTGGAGGCCTGCGCTGTCGAACTGCAGGCGTTCAAGCCCGGCAACGTCAGCATTTTCAGCGCCGGGCACGGCATGACAGTAAGCGATTTCCGTTCGAGTGCGCAGGCGAGCGCTGACGCCCTGGCAAGCCGCGAGGCAGGGCTCGGCCTGCGTATCTACCGTGCGATCGCGGATACCCATCAAACGGTGGGCTGCAACACGAACCTGGGCATCGTGCTGCTTTGTGCGCCGCTGATGCAGGCGATGCTGGCGGATGCCGGAAACGATCTGCGTCGGAATCTCGGGCGCGTGCTCGATCAGGCGGGCGAATCCGATACGCAATGGGTTTACCGCGCCATCCGGCTCGCGTCCCCGGCGGGACTGGGGGCGGCGGCACGCCACGATGTTTACGCCGAACCGCATTGCAGTCTGGTGGAGGCGATGTGGCCGGCAGCCAGGCGCGACCGGATCGCTTTTCAGTACGTCAGTCTGTTTAAGGACATCTTCGAATATTCGGTGCCGCGGATGCGCGCTTTGCGTCTCCGCGGGTACGACGAGTCATGGGCGGCGGTTGGGGTCTTCCTGGGTTTGCTGAAACGCGCCCCCGATACCCACGTCGCCCGCAAATACGGCAAGGCATTGGCCAGGGAGGTGAGTGCTAAAGCCGCGCGCCTGGAAGGTGCAATGTGTCGGTCGGACGCGCCCGAACAGTTTCTGCCACATCTGGAAGAACTGGACGCGCAGTTCAAACACGCAGGCATCAATCCGGGCACTACAGCGGATCTGACGGTTGCGACCCTGCTTGCGGTACGCCTGGAAGAGTTGATGGGCGGGCAAGCGACGGTCGGCTCCGCACCTAGCAGAGGGACCGTCTCCAGACGGTACCAATTCACGTAA
- the fae gene encoding formaldehyde-activating enzyme has translation MTVINKVMVGESLVGEGNEIAHVDLILGPRGSAAETAFCNALTNNKDGFTSLLAVVAPNLAAKPNTVMFNKVTIKNGEQATQMFGPAQRAVAMAVTDCVEDGTIPAGEADDLFICVGVFIHWLAKDDAKIQDFNYEATKQAIKRAVAGTPSATEVINRKTESHPFAAHA, from the coding sequence ATGACAGTCATCAACAAGGTAATGGTCGGAGAGTCCCTGGTGGGAGAAGGAAACGAGATAGCTCATGTTGATTTGATCTTGGGTCCTCGCGGCAGTGCCGCCGAAACGGCGTTTTGCAATGCGCTCACCAACAACAAGGATGGTTTTACCAGCCTGCTTGCCGTGGTGGCGCCGAATCTGGCCGCTAAGCCGAACACCGTGATGTTCAACAAGGTGACCATCAAGAACGGCGAACAGGCGACGCAGATGTTCGGTCCCGCACAGCGTGCTGTAGCCATGGCCGTGACCGATTGTGTGGAAGATGGAACGATACCGGCTGGCGAGGCCGATGATTTGTTCATCTGTGTCGGCGTGTTTATCCACTGGTTGGCCAAGGATGACGCGAAGATTCAGGACTTCAATTACGAAGCAACAAAGCAGGCGATCAAACGGGCAGTTGCGGGAACGCCGTCGGCGACCGAAGTCATCAATCGCAAGACTGAATCGCATCCGTTCGCTGCGCATGCGTAA
- a CDS encoding 6-carboxytetrahydropterin synthase — protein MKCMECEAELERIDSAHLLVCCGLTLQEYAVRYGLPLDHLVSPDQVAASQCAPECPVPVRYPSNQARAVLQGLRMAGRVAEEGDLTVVAGEVRTLDLLLWDLSWLREYGFCFRQDYDYGDGAHRIVARNHLLTPSANLRRADGYPGCPVPPPDLLDVLAVCVAHAAILQRDYLFLELHNPSDGTLVCDELLGQYDIRLVELDSGGGQTVLLRTLTAADTGRLLELLADRLAAMPGVAERFASQSPSATVVKELVFDAAHFITDHPAKCSNLHGGRYVLHVKVHDRIDPVTGCVVDYGYLKRVVNRRVVDRFDHHMLNYAAPELAWRSSTEMLCVFIWEQLIDYLPGLQELQLFETTQSWCIYSGPDLAEFQRRGPSALQRHFTDRTLGTSSLRGLIRPVSPPALRAVDQR, from the coding sequence ATGAAATGTATGGAATGCGAGGCAGAACTGGAAAGGATTGATTCCGCTCACCTGCTGGTCTGCTGTGGCTTGACGCTGCAGGAGTATGCCGTTCGCTACGGATTGCCTCTGGACCATCTGGTCAGTCCGGATCAGGTGGCGGCATCACAGTGTGCGCCCGAGTGCCCGGTACCGGTACGTTATCCCTCCAATCAGGCACGCGCCGTGTTGCAGGGATTGCGGATGGCCGGCCGGGTCGCAGAGGAAGGCGACCTCACGGTGGTTGCAGGTGAAGTCCGTACCCTGGATCTACTGCTGTGGGATTTGTCGTGGCTGCGCGAATACGGATTCTGTTTTCGCCAGGACTATGACTACGGCGACGGGGCGCACCGCATTGTTGCGCGCAATCACCTGCTGACGCCCAGTGCCAATTTGCGGCGGGCGGATGGGTATCCGGGCTGTCCGGTGCCACCGCCCGACCTGCTGGATGTGCTGGCCGTGTGCGTGGCACATGCGGCGATTCTGCAGCGCGATTATCTGTTTCTGGAGCTTCACAATCCATCGGATGGCACATTGGTGTGCGATGAGTTGCTCGGTCAGTATGACATCAGGCTCGTCGAGCTGGATAGCGGCGGCGGGCAAACTGTTTTGCTGCGTACCCTTACCGCAGCGGACACCGGTCGTCTGCTGGAGCTGCTTGCTGATCGGCTGGCGGCCATGCCGGGCGTGGCCGAGCGCTTTGCCAGCCAGTCGCCCAGCGCGACGGTGGTCAAGGAATTGGTTTTCGACGCCGCACATTTCATTACCGATCACCCGGCGAAATGTTCCAATCTCCATGGCGGGCGATATGTTCTGCACGTCAAGGTTCACGATCGGATCGATCCGGTGACGGGTTGCGTCGTCGACTACGGATATCTCAAACGGGTGGTGAATCGGCGTGTTGTCGACCGTTTCGATCACCACATGCTGAACTATGCCGCACCCGAACTCGCCTGGCGTTCGAGTACCGAGATGTTGTGCGTGTTCATCTGGGAGCAGTTGATCGACTATCTGCCGGGGCTGCAGGAACTGCAGTTGTTCGAGACCACCCAGTCATGGTGTATCTACAGCGGACCGGACCTTGCCGAATTCCAGCGCCGGGGTCCCAGCGCATTGCAGCGACATTTTACGGACCGCACGCTGGGTACCTCGTCGTTGCGCGGGCTGATCCGGCCCGTGTCGCCGCCCGCCCTGCGGGCGGTCGATCAACGGTAG
- a CDS encoding HisA/HisF-related TIM barrel protein has translation MFVYKDSHICALELIPVIDVMNGHAVHAQGGKARSDYRPLHTPLCRDSDPLAVADAFLALHPFRTMYVADLDAITGNGDNFRIIQNLRHRHPALQLWVDAGIQDRDDYQRLQENELGVAVIGSETLRDTSLLQQIGTPLHDGTVLSLDFRGQTFLGPDGLDTTPGLWPRKLILMTLARVGGLQGPAMSRVKRTVDLAPEHRIYAAGGVRDAADLQQLQAAGASGVLLASALHSGRLDSPHLDAYR, from the coding sequence ATGTTCGTATACAAAGACTCGCACATCTGCGCCTTGGAACTGATACCTGTCATCGATGTTATGAATGGGCATGCCGTACACGCCCAAGGTGGCAAGGCACGTTCAGACTACAGGCCCCTGCACACCCCCTTATGTCGCGACAGCGACCCCCTCGCGGTCGCCGACGCATTTCTTGCCCTGCATCCTTTTCGTACGATGTATGTCGCCGACCTCGATGCCATTACGGGCAACGGCGACAACTTTCGGATCATTCAAAACCTGCGCCACCGTCACCCCGCATTGCAGTTGTGGGTGGACGCGGGGATCCAAGATCGGGACGACTACCAGCGCCTGCAGGAAAACGAACTCGGCGTCGCGGTGATCGGCAGCGAGACACTGCGCGACACGTCTCTGTTGCAGCAAATCGGCACGCCGCTTCACGACGGCACCGTACTGTCCCTCGATTTCCGCGGGCAGACCTTCCTCGGTCCGGACGGCCTGGACACCACCCCCGGGCTGTGGCCCCGAAAACTGATCCTGATGACCCTCGCCCGGGTCGGGGGTCTGCAAGGACCGGCCATGTCGCGGGTAAAGCGCACAGTCGACCTTGCCCCGGAACACCGGATATACGCAGCCGGTGGCGTGCGCGACGCTGCCGATCTGCAACAACTGCAGGCCGCGGGTGCCAGCGGCGTGCTGCTCGCCAGCGCACTGCACAGCGGTCGTCTCGACAGCCCACATCTCGATGCCTACCGTTGA
- a CDS encoding ATP-grasp domain-containing protein, which produces MRVFVYEHITGGGLAGQAIPASLAHEGDIMLRALVTDLVDAGVEVVTTRDERLPAIDLPADVASICDLQQKDEVLQLCMMESDAVWPIAPEACGVLERISEQIQSNGGVLLNSRPPAVRIASSKLNTTSRLAEHGVPVVPTFDANQYISARYSRWVLKPDDGAGCVETHIVYSSEELPSTLAELDQAVQYVAQPYVVGPAVSLSMLCSNGQALLLACNRQQVAVINEAFCLLGCVVNDPSAWGEYAAPLAADIAAAMPGLWGYVGVDLLLTDDGPLVLEVNPRLTLSYVGLTNSLGMNAAELVLGLLDDKQWPVAEVAAGRMPVTVNLEVHYVP; this is translated from the coding sequence GTGCGAGTCTTTGTATACGAACATATTACTGGCGGTGGACTGGCGGGCCAAGCCATTCCGGCATCCCTGGCGCATGAAGGGGACATCATGCTGCGTGCGCTGGTGACCGATCTGGTCGATGCCGGCGTGGAAGTGGTGACGACCAGGGATGAACGGCTGCCGGCGATCGATCTGCCTGCCGACGTCGCAAGCATCTGCGACCTGCAGCAAAAGGATGAGGTGCTGCAGCTGTGCATGATGGAAAGCGACGCCGTGTGGCCGATCGCGCCCGAAGCCTGCGGTGTGCTGGAACGCATCAGTGAACAAATCCAGAGCAATGGCGGGGTGTTGCTGAACAGCCGCCCGCCGGCGGTACGGATTGCATCGAGCAAGCTGAATACCACCAGCAGGCTGGCGGAGCACGGTGTTCCTGTGGTGCCGACCTTTGACGCGAACCAGTATATCTCCGCGCGATACAGCCGTTGGGTGCTCAAGCCGGACGACGGGGCGGGTTGCGTGGAGACGCATATCGTCTACAGCAGCGAAGAACTGCCCTCGACACTCGCCGAACTGGACCAGGCGGTCCAGTACGTGGCGCAGCCGTATGTGGTGGGGCCAGCGGTGAGTCTAAGCATGTTGTGCAGCAACGGTCAGGCATTGCTGCTGGCCTGCAATCGCCAGCAGGTGGCCGTGATCAACGAGGCGTTTTGTCTGTTGGGTTGCGTGGTCAATGATCCCTCTGCCTGGGGCGAGTACGCGGCGCCGCTCGCGGCGGATATCGCGGCTGCAATGCCGGGACTGTGGGGCTATGTCGGCGTGGATCTCCTGCTCACGGATGACGGTCCGCTGGTATTGGAAGTCAATCCACGCCTGACCCTGTCCTATGTGGGACTGACCAATTCGTTGGGGATGAATGCCGCCGAACTGGTGCTGGGCTTGCTGGATGACAAGCAATGGCCGGTTGCCGAGGTTGCGGCGGGGCGCATGCCGGTGACGGTGAATCTGGAGGTCCATTATGTGCCCTGA
- a CDS encoding hydantoinase/oxoprolinase family protein produces the protein MCPEPVLGWDLGGAHLKVAVADRQGRITVICQLGCPLWMGMQHFDDAALRALDITRGMAFDHAVTMTGELVDLFPTREDGVRRLVDVMCRHVPAQRLRVYAGRHGFLGPREAIGHSDQVASANWCATASLLARRLDAGLLVDVGSTTTDIVPFYDNQVQAAGFSDHERLINGELVYAGVVRTPVMAMARRVPVDGAWVPLMAEHFATAADVYRLLSRLTEHADKLPSADRGDKTSLASARRLARMVGCDLEGNRLEPWLATAAYLAECQLQRFQDACEKVLANTALPAGAPLVGAGVGRFLVRTLATRLRRPYVDFCTLIDAERIAGREDAADCAPAVAVACLAQLEAAA, from the coding sequence ATGTGCCCTGAGCCGGTGCTGGGATGGGACCTGGGCGGCGCTCATCTGAAAGTGGCCGTGGCGGACAGGCAGGGTCGGATCACCGTGATCTGTCAGCTGGGCTGTCCCTTGTGGATGGGTATGCAGCACTTCGATGATGCCGCGCTGCGGGCACTGGATATCACACGTGGCATGGCGTTCGATCATGCCGTTACCATGACCGGCGAGCTGGTGGATCTGTTCCCGACGCGCGAAGACGGCGTGCGCCGGCTGGTCGATGTGATGTGCCGTCACGTACCGGCGCAGCGCCTACGGGTGTACGCCGGCCGACACGGCTTCCTAGGGCCGCGGGAGGCGATCGGGCATAGCGATCAGGTCGCCTCGGCCAACTGGTGTGCTACCGCGTCCTTGCTTGCACGGCGTCTCGATGCGGGCCTGCTGGTGGACGTGGGGAGCACCACGACGGATATCGTGCCGTTTTACGATAACCAGGTGCAGGCCGCGGGATTTAGCGATCACGAACGGCTGATCAACGGTGAGCTGGTGTATGCCGGCGTGGTACGTACACCGGTGATGGCCATGGCCCGGCGGGTGCCGGTTGACGGTGCATGGGTACCGCTGATGGCGGAGCATTTCGCCACCGCGGCCGATGTTTACAGATTGTTGAGCCGTCTCACCGAGCATGCCGACAAGCTGCCGAGCGCCGATCGCGGTGACAAGACATCGCTGGCCAGCGCAAGGCGTCTGGCGCGCATGGTCGGCTGCGACCTGGAGGGCAACCGGCTCGAACCCTGGCTGGCGACGGCGGCCTATCTCGCCGAATGCCAATTGCAGCGTTTTCAGGATGCCTGCGAAAAGGTGCTTGCGAACACGGCGTTGCCGGCCGGCGCGCCGCTGGTGGGGGCGGGCGTCGGGCGATTTTTGGTGCGCACGCTCGCCACGCGCTTGCGGCGTCCGTATGTGGATTTTTGTACCCTGATTGATGCCGAGCGTATCGCAGGCCGCGAGGATGCCGCCGATTGCGCACCGGCCGTTGCGGTGGCCTGCCTGGCCCAGCTGGAGGCGGCGGCATGA
- the pabB gene encoding aminodeoxychorismate synthase component I, with protein MSLPTLLELPYRPDSSELFDAIADRPWAVFLDSGRPHTDQGRYDILACDPVATLTTRGAVTEIRSHAGSILSPEDPFTLLREQLGAKAPSVAGLPFCGGAIGYFGYDLARRIERLPETGIDAEHMPQMAVGIYDWAVVVDHQARRSYVVSQNRDPHSVRLYEDFLTRLTASTGRASFQVVSPVRSNMSFEDYGHAFRRIKHYIREGDCYQVNLAQRFCAPVRGDPWEGYRRLRRTNPAPFAAYLNTPAAQVLSASPERFLQVRDGIVTTKPIKGTRGRSDDPVEDRALAQALCASTKDRAENLMIVDLLRNDIGKCCTPGSVRVPKLFDLESFATVHHLVSTVTGRLAGRQHAVDLLRACFPGGSITGAPKLRAMQIIEELEPHRRGVYCGAVGYVGFDGAMDTNIAIRTLVHSAGTARFWAGGGIVADSELEAEYQETFDKGAALLALLGGGDSQRRGVGHVGY; from the coding sequence ATGAGCCTGCCCACCCTGCTGGAATTGCCTTATCGTCCGGACAGCAGTGAGCTGTTCGATGCCATCGCTGACCGCCCCTGGGCCGTCTTCCTGGACAGCGGGCGGCCGCATACGGACCAGGGGCGCTACGACATACTGGCCTGCGACCCGGTTGCCACATTGACGACACGCGGCGCGGTCACGGAAATCCGCTCCCATGCCGGCTCCATCCTGTCGCCCGAAGACCCCTTCACGCTGTTGCGCGAGCAGCTCGGGGCGAAAGCGCCAAGTGTTGCCGGGCTGCCGTTCTGCGGCGGCGCCATCGGCTATTTCGGTTACGACCTGGCGCGCCGCATCGAGCGTCTTCCCGAGACAGGCATCGATGCGGAACACATGCCGCAGATGGCCGTGGGCATCTACGACTGGGCCGTGGTGGTGGATCATCAGGCACGGCGCAGCTATGTGGTGTCCCAGAACCGCGATCCGCATTCGGTGCGCCTGTACGAAGACTTTCTGACCCGCTTGACGGCATCGACAGGCCGTGCATCGTTTCAGGTCGTCAGCCCGGTGCGTTCGAACATGTCGTTCGAGGACTACGGGCATGCCTTCCGGCGCATCAAACATTACATTCGCGAGGGCGACTGCTATCAGGTGAATCTCGCGCAGCGTTTCTGTGCACCTGTGCGGGGCGACCCCTGGGAAGGATACCGGCGTCTGCGCCGCACCAATCCGGCACCTTTCGCCGCCTATCTGAACACGCCGGCCGCGCAGGTATTGAGCGCTTCGCCGGAGCGGTTTTTGCAGGTCCGTGACGGCATCGTGACCACCAAACCCATCAAGGGCACGCGCGGGCGCAGCGATGATCCAGTGGAGGACCGGGCCCTGGCACAGGCCTTGTGCGCCAGTACCAAGGACCGGGCCGAGAATCTGATGATCGTGGATCTGCTGCGCAACGATATCGGCAAGTGCTGTACACCGGGTTCGGTACGGGTACCCAAACTGTTCGATCTGGAAAGCTTCGCGACCGTGCATCACCTGGTCAGCACCGTCACCGGCAGGCTGGCGGGGCGGCAGCATGCCGTCGACCTGCTGCGAGCCTGCTTCCCCGGCGGTTCGATTACCGGGGCGCCGAAGCTGCGTGCCATGCAGATTATCGAGGAACTCGAACCGCATCGGCGCGGCGTGTATTGCGGTGCCGTCGGCTACGTCGGTTTCGACGGCGCCATGGATACCAATATCGCCATTCGCACCCTGGTGCATTCCGCCGGTACGGCGCGTTTCTGGGCGGGGGGCGGCATCGTCGCCGATTCCGAGCTGGAGGCGGAATATCAGGAGACCTTCGACAAGGGCGCCGCGCTGCTGGCCCTGTTGGGAGGCGGCGATTCGCAACGCCGGGGAGTCGGACATGTGGGTTATTAA
- a CDS encoding (5-formylfuran-3-yl)methyl phosphate synthase, which translates to MTALLASVNNLHEAVIALEAGVDIIDLKEPANGALGAVADPLIRRIAGNIRGRVPLSATTGDLPLEAERIALAVEQKAATGVDYVKVGLPEGGDLAGTLLRLHRIATQGVRLVGVLFADQGIDIGVLPKLSAAGFAGAMLDTAGKKAGGLRRHADDQVLNAFVRRCRSLGLLSGLAGSLDTADIAPLLKLSPDLLGFRGALCRSGLRTAALDPQALAAIRARIPRGEPAADQAPIQAMR; encoded by the coding sequence GTGACCGCCTTGCTGGCCAGCGTCAACAATCTCCACGAGGCCGTCATCGCACTCGAGGCGGGCGTCGACATCATCGACCTGAAAGAACCGGCCAACGGTGCGCTCGGCGCCGTTGCCGACCCCTTGATACGCCGCATCGCCGGCAACATACGCGGTCGCGTACCGCTCAGCGCCACCACCGGCGATCTCCCCCTGGAGGCGGAACGCATCGCGCTTGCCGTCGAACAAAAGGCCGCTACGGGCGTGGACTACGTCAAGGTGGGACTGCCCGAAGGCGGCGACTTGGCCGGAACGCTGCTACGACTGCACCGGATCGCCACACAGGGCGTCAGGCTGGTGGGCGTGTTGTTCGCCGACCAGGGCATCGACATCGGGGTATTGCCGAAGCTGTCGGCCGCCGGCTTCGCCGGCGCCATGCTCGACACCGCCGGCAAGAAGGCCGGCGGCCTGCGCCGGCATGCCGATGATCAGGTGTTGAATGCATTCGTCCGACGCTGCCGCAGCCTGGGGCTGCTGAGCGGGCTGGCCGGTTCGCTGGATACGGCGGACATTGCCCCGCTGCTGAAACTGAGTCCCGACCTGCTCGGTTTTCGCGGCGCCCTGTGTCGCAGCGGTCTGCGGACCGCGGCGCTGGACCCGCAGGCCCTGGCCGCAATACGCGCCCGCATTCCCCGAGGCGAACCGGCAGCCGATCAGGCGCCCATCCAGGCGATGCGCTGA
- a CDS encoding DUF447 family protein, whose protein sequence is MINETILTTRSADGRIHIAPMGVHDHRQGLVIAPFRPSTTLDNLLQTGFAAINCTDDVRVFAGCLTGRRDWPTVATEQIPGARLADALSHREVVLDRIEDDEVRPQLICRIAHEANHRPFRGFNRAQSAVIEAAILVSRLRMLPWEKVQQELTYLTIAIDKTAGDREREAWSWLMERIDTFRREHREACA, encoded by the coding sequence ATGATCAACGAAACCATTCTTACCACGCGCTCGGCCGACGGCCGCATCCATATCGCGCCGATGGGCGTGCACGATCACCGGCAAGGTCTGGTGATCGCGCCGTTCCGGCCTTCCACCACCCTGGACAATCTATTGCAAACGGGATTTGCCGCGATCAACTGCACCGACGATGTACGCGTCTTCGCCGGTTGTCTGACCGGACGACGGGACTGGCCCACGGTAGCGACCGAACAGATACCCGGCGCCCGGCTGGCCGACGCCCTGTCGCACAGGGAGGTAGTGCTGGATCGCATCGAGGACGATGAAGTCCGTCCGCAGCTGATCTGCCGGATCGCGCACGAAGCAAACCACCGCCCCTTCCGCGGCTTCAACCGCGCCCAGTCGGCGGTCATCGAGGCGGCCATCCTGGTGAGCCGCCTGCGCATGCTGCCCTGGGAAAAAGTGCAGCAGGAACTGACCTACCTGACCATCGCGATCGACAAGACCGCCGGCGACAGGGAACGTGAAGCCTGGTCCTGGCTGATGGAACGCATCGACACCTTCCGCCGCGAGCACCGTGAGGCATGCGCGTGA